The genomic window TCTTCCGGCTGCGCAGGGCGTTTCATCGGCGTATCCGCTCCGAACTTCGAGACGTCACCGGCCTTCTTTTCAGATGGGTTGAGCGGCGTCCACACCGGTCCTGGCGCGACGGCGTTAACGCGGATTCCCTTGGCGATAAGGTTGCCCGATAGCGCCCGCGTGAAAGCGTGGATACCACCCTTTGTCATCGAGTAGTCGACCAGTTCCTTCGACCCGTCGATACCTGTGATTGAACCGGTGTTTACGATCGCTGAGCCGGGCTTCATGTGTGCCACGGCTTCTTGGGCCATATGGAAATAGCCATAGAGGTTGGTCTTTAGCGTGGTATCGAAATGTTTCTCCGTCAGATCAGCAAAGTCTGCTGAATGCACCTGAAAGGCAGCGTTGTTGACAAGGACATTGAGCCCTCCCAGTTGCTTGATCGTGTTGGCGACAGCTTTGCGGCAAAACTCGCGGTCCGCAACATCGCCGCGGAGTGTAATGCAACGGCGGCCTTCGCTTTCTACCGCCTGCTTCGTAACCTCGGCGTCGCCGTCCTCTGACAAATAGACAATTGCAACATCCGCGCCCTCGCGCGCGAACAGGACCGCGACCGCTCGTCCGATGCCGGAATCGCCGCCAGTAACCAGCGCAACCTTGCTTTCGAGTTTGCCAGAGCCACGCCAGAACGGTGCATCGTAAAGGGGAGCTGGCTTGATCTCTGCTTCATGGCCCGGTTTCGGGTGATGCTGTTTCGGAAACGGCGGCGCGGGATATTTTCGCGCGCCGGCCTGCATTGCGCCAGCAGGTTTCGCTTTCGGTTTGGCCCGATCATCGGCATCGACCTTACGCTGTATGCGCCGCTGCTTCTGGGTGATCTTGGAAGTGTCGGTTTTCATCGCGATCGGCATGGTCTTGTCCTCGGTTGCCGACGGACAACGTGCGTTGAGCGAAAAGGTTGGCTTCAGTTGTCACGAAAACGGCTCGGTGCAGCGATGTTGGCAGCATCCAACAAGGACAGGGCGAGCGCCGCATTTCGCAGCGCCGGCGAGATGGCTGAGCGTATTGGGTCGCGCGCGTGGAGCGAGACCCAGATAGGGCCCGTTTCGTCGTGGCCAACAGAGCTTAAAACGCTCGTCGATCTGATTTTGAATTCTGCTCAGCCCATGTTTGTTGTCTGGGAGCGGAGCGCATCTGGCTCTACAACGACGCCTTCATTCCAATCCTTGGCCGCAAGCATCCGACTGCTCTCGGCCTGCCCAGCCAGCAGGTTTGGGCTGAGGCTTGGGACATGATCAGCCCAATGTTCGATCAGGTCTTCCAAGGCCAGCCCGTGCACATGGACGACATCGAGATCCGGATCGACAAGCGCGGCGCTCCAGAGGAAACGCACTTCGCGTTCTCCTATAACCCGGTCATGCCGTCGGACACCGGTAAGGTGGGCGGAATCTTTGGCGTCTGCACGGAAACGACCGACAGATTTCTTGCTGAAAGACGCGAGCGCCTTGCCGCGGAACGTCAGATCAATCTGTTCGAACAGGCACCCGGCTTCATCATCATGCGCGGCCCCGACCACGTGGTTGAATTCCTGAATGACGCCCATCGGCTTGTGTTCAACAGCGACGATTGGCTGGGAAGACCAATCCGGAGTGCTATTCCGAGCCTCGAAGGCCAAGGGTTCTTCGAACGTCTGGACGAAGTATTCAGCAGCGGAAAGACATTCGAGGCGCAAGGCGTTCCGGTTCGCTTTCGCCGTTCGCAGGAAACTCCTGAAGAGAGCCGATACCTGACGTTCATCTACGCGCCGCTCTACGACGGCAACAGCACCGTAACCGGAATTTTCTGCGAGGGGTTCGACGTCACCGAGACATACCGCGCGAGGAAGCGAAGCACTGCGCTTGCCGAGCTCGGTGACGCTGTTCGGCTTATTGAGAACCCGGACGACCTGGCCTACGCCGCGGCCGAAATCATTGGCCGGGAACTGGAAGTGAGCCGGGCTGGTTATGGCACCATCGATCTGGCGAAAGAGACCATCTCAATCGAACGCGACTGGAATGCTCCCGGCATCAAGAGCCTGGCCGGCGTGCTGCATTTTCGTGATTACGGCACGTATATCGAGGACCTCAAACGCGGCATCACGGTTGTCTTCGAGGACGCCGAGAAGGATCCGCGCACGAGCCACAACGCCGAGGCGCTGAAGGCGATCAGCGCTCAATCCTTGATCAACATGCCGATCACTGAAAAGGGTGGCTTTGTCGCCCTGCTCTATCTCAACCACGACAGACCACGGTCTTGGTCGGAGGAAGAGATCGAATTCGTTCGCGAGATGGCCGAGCGGACCCGAACAGCCGTTGAACGACGGCGCGCGCAGGCGGAACTGCGCCAGAACGAAAGCCGTCTGCGCTTCCTCGATGCGCTTGGAAAAGAGACGGCAAAGAGCGCGGACGCGGACGCAATTCTTGAAATCACCACAAGGATGCTTGGCCAGCATCTCGGCGTGGCAGTCTGTGCCTATGCCGATATGGAGCCCGATCAGGACCACTTTACCATCCGTGGCGATTGGCACAGGCAGGGCTCAGCCAGCATCGTCGGCTATTACAGCCTGCAAGACTTTGGCCAGCTTGCGGTCCTCAGGCTTCATCAGGGCTTGCCCTTGATCATCAATGACAATGTTGCCGAACTGCTGCCGGAAGAGGCCGCCACGTTCCAGAACATCGGCATTGCCGCAACGATCTGCATGCCCCTGGTCAAGGAGGGGCGACTCACTGCTTTGATGGCGATTCATGACAGTGATCCACCAACCTGGAGTCAAAATGAATTGGCGCTTCTCACCGAGGTCACGGAACGGTCCTGGGCGCATATCGAACGGGTCAGGTCGGATCAAAGCGCTGCCGAGACCGCGGAAAGG from Mesorhizobium sp. AR02 includes these protein-coding regions:
- a CDS encoding SDR family oxidoreductase, yielding MPIAMKTDTSKITQKQRRIQRKVDADDRAKPKAKPAGAMQAGARKYPAPPFPKQHHPKPGHEAEIKPAPLYDAPFWRGSGKLESKVALVTGGDSGIGRAVAVLFAREGADVAIVYLSEDGDAEVTKQAVESEGRRCITLRGDVADREFCRKAVANTIKQLGGLNVLVNNAAFQVHSADFADLTEKHFDTTLKTNLYGYFHMAQEAVAHMKPGSAIVNTGSITGIDGSKELVDYSMTKGGIHAFTRALSGNLIAKGIRVNAVAPGPVWTPLNPSEKKAGDVSKFGADTPMKRPAQPEEIAPAYVFLASPQCSSYITGEILPVIGGY